One window from the genome of Salvia splendens isolate huo1 chromosome 9, SspV2, whole genome shotgun sequence encodes:
- the LOC121748844 gene encoding polyamine oxidase 1-like isoform X2 gives MENPTPTKCSVLIVGAGISGITAAKRLAENGVDDFVIVEASDKIGGRLRKEDFGGVAVELGAGWIAGVGGNKTNPLWEMARQSNLRTCLSDYSNARFNIYDNNGNIFPAEVAAEAYNKAVESAVAKLNNQESDEKPTSPKRPIYLAIDFMLHDFEMAEVEPIPTYVDFGDNEFLVADSRGYEHLVYELAKSFLSTSDGQIMDSRLKLNNVVRTMEQSRTGVVVTTEDGNVYEAKYAILSVSIGVLQSNLISFSPPLPIWKTEAISNIDIMVYTKVFLKFPHRFWPSDSDKEFFMYAHQTRGYYTFWQSMENAYPGSNILVVTLTNEESKRIEAQSDEETKSEAMGVLRAMFGAHVPEASDILVPRWWNNRFQRGSYSFYPVHVDHHLLDRVKAPVGRIFFSGEHTSDKFNGYVHGGYYSGMDTSKALIEEMKTEIARENETQSFLLQPFLALTLPQFDIPTHLLHRLSEAIL, from the exons ATGGAGAATCCCACACCAACAAAATGCTCCGTTCTAATTGTCGGAGCCGGTATTTCTG GTATAACGGCGGCGAAGCGGCTGGCGGAGAATGGGGTGGACGATTTCGTGATAGTGGAGGCATCTGATAAAATAGGAGGCAGGCTGAGGAAGGAGGATTTCGGCGGCGTGGCGGTGGAGCTGGGCGCGGGCTGGATCGCCGGCGTCGGCGGAAACAAGACCAACCCGCTCTGGGAAATGGCCCGCCAATCCAATCTCCGCACCTGCTTGTCTGATTACTCCAATGCTCGCTTCAATATCTACGATAACAA CGGAAATATATTTCCGGCCGAAGTAGCGGCGGAGGCCTACAACAAGGCGGTGGAGTCGGCCGTTGCGAAGCTGAACAATCAAGAATCTGATGAAAAGCCAAC ATCTCCAAAGAGGCCAATTTATCTTGCCATTGATTTCATGTTGCATGACTTTGAAATGGCAG AGGTGGAGCCAATACCAACTTATGTGGATTTTGGGGACAATGAATTTCTGGTTGCTGATAGTAGAGGTTACGAGCATTTGGTGTACGAACTGGCAAAGTCCTTTCTTTCTACCTCGGATGGTCAAATCATGGATTCCAGATTGAAACTCAACAAT GTAGTTAGGACGATGGAACAATCGAGGACCGGTGTGGTCGTGACAACGGAGGATGGCAATGTCTACGAGGCAAAATACGCAATTTTGTCGGTCAGCATCGGAGTTCTTCAGAGCAACTTAATCTCCTTCTCACCACCATTGCCG ATATGGAAAACAGAGGCCATCTCAAATATTGACATTATGGTCTACACAAAGGTCTTCCTAAAATTCCCTCATAGATTTTGGCCGTCAGATTCGGACAAAGAGTTCTTCATGTATGCACATCAAACACGTGGTTATTACACATTTTGGCAG AGTATGGAGAATGCTTACCCCGGATCGAACATCCTGGTTGTGACATTGACGAACGAAGAATCCAAACGAATCGAAGCACAATCAGATGAAGAAACTAAGAGTGAAGCAATGGGAGTGCTGAGAGCCATGTTTGGGGCTCATGTCCCGGAGGCGAGCGACATACTCGTGCCGAGGTGGTGGAACAATCGCTTCCAACGCGGTAGCTACAGCTTCTATCCGGTTCACGTCGATCATCACCTCCTAGACCGTGTCAAG GCACCGGTTGGAAGGATATTTTTCTCAGGCGAACATACGAGCGACAAATTCAATGGGTACGTGCACGGGGGCTACTATTCAG GCATGGATACTAGTAAAGCTTTGATTGAAGAGATGAAGACTGAGATTGCTAGAGAAAATGAAACTCAGTCTTTTCTACTCCAACCATTTTTAGCCCTCACATTGCCACAATTTGATATTCCAACACACCTCCTTCATAGACTTTCAGAGGCCATcttataa
- the LOC121748844 gene encoding polyamine oxidase 1-like isoform X1 — protein MENPTPTKCSVLIVGAGISGITAAKRLAENGVDDFVIVEASDKIGGRLRKEDFGGVAVELGAGWIAGVGGNKTNPLWEMARQSNLRTCLSDYSNARFNIYDNNGNIFPAEVAAEAYNKAVESAVAKLNNQESDEKPTSPKRPIYLAIDFMLHDFEMAEVEPIPTYVDFGDNEFLVADSRGYEHLVYELAKSFLSTSDGQIMDSRLKLNNVVRTMEQSRTGVVVTTEDGNVYEAKYAILSVSIGVLQSNLISFSPPLPIWKTEAISNIDIMVYTKVFLKFPHRFWPSDSDKEFFMYAHQTRGYYTFWQSMENAYPGSNILVVTLTNEESKRIEAQSDEETKSEAMGVLRAMFGAHVPEASDILVPRWWNNRFQRGSYSFYPVHVDHHLLDRVKAPVGRIFFSGEHTSDKFNGYVHGGYYSGEINTCRRIMASCTGWDGRVMFLSALIFIGMDTSKALIEEMKTEIARENETQSFLLQPFLALTLPQFDIPTHLLHRLSEAIL, from the exons ATGGAGAATCCCACACCAACAAAATGCTCCGTTCTAATTGTCGGAGCCGGTATTTCTG GTATAACGGCGGCGAAGCGGCTGGCGGAGAATGGGGTGGACGATTTCGTGATAGTGGAGGCATCTGATAAAATAGGAGGCAGGCTGAGGAAGGAGGATTTCGGCGGCGTGGCGGTGGAGCTGGGCGCGGGCTGGATCGCCGGCGTCGGCGGAAACAAGACCAACCCGCTCTGGGAAATGGCCCGCCAATCCAATCTCCGCACCTGCTTGTCTGATTACTCCAATGCTCGCTTCAATATCTACGATAACAA CGGAAATATATTTCCGGCCGAAGTAGCGGCGGAGGCCTACAACAAGGCGGTGGAGTCGGCCGTTGCGAAGCTGAACAATCAAGAATCTGATGAAAAGCCAAC ATCTCCAAAGAGGCCAATTTATCTTGCCATTGATTTCATGTTGCATGACTTTGAAATGGCAG AGGTGGAGCCAATACCAACTTATGTGGATTTTGGGGACAATGAATTTCTGGTTGCTGATAGTAGAGGTTACGAGCATTTGGTGTACGAACTGGCAAAGTCCTTTCTTTCTACCTCGGATGGTCAAATCATGGATTCCAGATTGAAACTCAACAAT GTAGTTAGGACGATGGAACAATCGAGGACCGGTGTGGTCGTGACAACGGAGGATGGCAATGTCTACGAGGCAAAATACGCAATTTTGTCGGTCAGCATCGGAGTTCTTCAGAGCAACTTAATCTCCTTCTCACCACCATTGCCG ATATGGAAAACAGAGGCCATCTCAAATATTGACATTATGGTCTACACAAAGGTCTTCCTAAAATTCCCTCATAGATTTTGGCCGTCAGATTCGGACAAAGAGTTCTTCATGTATGCACATCAAACACGTGGTTATTACACATTTTGGCAG AGTATGGAGAATGCTTACCCCGGATCGAACATCCTGGTTGTGACATTGACGAACGAAGAATCCAAACGAATCGAAGCACAATCAGATGAAGAAACTAAGAGTGAAGCAATGGGAGTGCTGAGAGCCATGTTTGGGGCTCATGTCCCGGAGGCGAGCGACATACTCGTGCCGAGGTGGTGGAACAATCGCTTCCAACGCGGTAGCTACAGCTTCTATCCGGTTCACGTCGATCATCACCTCCTAGACCGTGTCAAG GCACCGGTTGGAAGGATATTTTTCTCAGGCGAACATACGAGCGACAAATTCAATGGGTACGTGCACGGGGGCTACTATTCAGGTGAGATTAATACGTGTAGACGAATAATGGCTTCGTGCACGGGATGGGACGGGAGAGTAATGTTTCTATCTGCTCTTATCTTTATAGGCATGGATACTAGTAAAGCTTTGATTGAAGAGATGAAGACTGAGATTGCTAGAGAAAATGAAACTCAGTCTTTTCTACTCCAACCATTTTTAGCCCTCACATTGCCACAATTTGATATTCCAACACACCTCCTTCATAGACTTTCAGAGGCCATcttataa